One genomic window of Mustela erminea isolate mMusErm1 chromosome 13, mMusErm1.Pri, whole genome shotgun sequence includes the following:
- the VPREB3 gene encoding pre-B lymphocyte protein 3 isoform X1, which produces MACWHLALLLTGTLLSVSQPGLPQPDALLVFPGQVAQLSCMLSPSHATIGEYGVSWYQQRAGSAPRYLLYYRSEDDYHRPPDIPDRFSAATDAAHNACILIIRPVQPEDDADYYCSVAYTS; this is translated from the exons aTGGCCTGCTGGCATCTGGCCCTCCTTCTGACTGGGACCCTCCTGTCTG tctctcagcCAGGCTTACCCCAGCCAGATGCACTGCTGGTCTTTCCAGGCCAAGTGGCTCAACTCTCCTGCATGCTCAGCCCCAGCCATGCCACCATCGGGGAGTACGGCGTGTCTTGGTATCAGCAACGGGCAGGCAGTGCCCCCCGATACCTCCTCTACTACCGCTCAGAGGATGACTACCACCGGCCCCCTGACATCCCTGACCGCTTCTCAGCAGCCACAGACGCCGCCCACAATGCCTGCATCCTGATCATCAGACCCGTGCAGCCCGAGGACGATGCAGATTATTATTGCTCTGTGGCTTACACATCCTAG
- the VPREB3 gene encoding pre-B lymphocyte protein 3 isoform X2, with translation MACWHLALLLTGTLLSGQVAQLSCMLSPSHATIGEYGVSWYQQRAGSAPRYLLYYRSEDDYHRPPDIPDRFSAATDAAHNACILIIRPVQPEDDADYYCSVAYTS, from the exons aTGGCCTGCTGGCATCTGGCCCTCCTTCTGACTGGGACCCTCCTGTCTG GCCAAGTGGCTCAACTCTCCTGCATGCTCAGCCCCAGCCATGCCACCATCGGGGAGTACGGCGTGTCTTGGTATCAGCAACGGGCAGGCAGTGCCCCCCGATACCTCCTCTACTACCGCTCAGAGGATGACTACCACCGGCCCCCTGACATCCCTGACCGCTTCTCAGCAGCCACAGACGCCGCCCACAATGCCTGCATCCTGATCATCAGACCCGTGCAGCCCGAGGACGATGCAGATTATTATTGCTCTGTGGCTTACACATCCTAG
- the ZNF70 gene encoding zinc finger protein 70 encodes MEVPPAAKFGETFVFGDSLEMQQGLFPEEDLGDPFLQERGLEQMAVIYKEIPLGEQDEEHDDYEGNFSLCSSPVQHQSTPPVNRPQDDDIFSPTFFQKSDLSMCQIIHSGEEPSKHNCEKANRAHSGPNEPHRTAPPAKPYACRECGKAFSQSSHLLRHLVIHTGEKPYECCECGKAFSQSSHLLRHQIIHTGEKPYECRECGKAFRQSSALTQHQKTHTGKRPYECRECGKDFSRSSSLRKHERIHTGEKPYQCKECGKSFNQSSGLSQHRKIHTLKKPHECDLCGKAFCHRSHLIRHQRIHTGKKPYKCEECGKAFSQSSNLIEHRKTHTGEKPYKCHKCGKAFSQSSSLIEHQRIHTGEKPYECGQCGKAFCHSSALIQHQRIHTGKKPYACNECGKAFRHRSALIEHYKTHTREKPYECNKCGKSFRGSSHLIRHQKIHAGEKL; translated from the coding sequence ATGGAGGTTCCCCCAGCAGCCAAGTTTGGTGAGACCTTTGTGTTTGGGGACAGCTTAGAGATGCAGCAAGGACTCTTCCCAGAGGAGGACCTGGGGGATCCTTTTCTTCAGGAAAGAGGTTTAGAGCAAATGGCTGTTATTTATAAGGAGATCCCTCTCGGGGAACAAGACGAGGAACATGACGATTATGAGGGCAATTTCAGCTTATGCTCAAGCCCTGTTCAGCATCAGAGTACCCCACCGGTGAACAGACCCCAGGATGATGACATCTTCAGCCCAACCTTCTTCCAGAAATCAGACCTTAGTATGTGTCAGATAATCCACAGTGGAGAGGAACCCAGTAAACACAATTGTGAGAAGGCGAACAGGGCACACTCAGGACCTAACGAGCCTCACAGAACTGCACCACCCGCAAAACCCTATGCATGTCgggaatgtgggaaggccttcagccAGAGCTCACACCTCCTCAGGCACCTGGTGATTCACACCGGGGAGAAGCCCTATGAGTGCTGtgagtgtgggaaggccttcagccAGAGCTCACACCTTCTCAGACATCAGATcatccacactggggagaagccctacGAATGCCGGGAATGCGGAAAAGCCTTTCGCCAGAGCTCAGCCCTCACACAACACCAGAAAACCCACACTGGAAAGAGACCGTACGAGTGTAGGGAATGTGGGAAGGATTTCAGCCGGAGCTCAAGTCTCAGAAAACACGAGAGAATccatacaggagagaaaccttatcagtgtaaggaatgtgggaaatccTTCAACCAGAGCTCCGGCCTGAGCCAGCATCGGAAAATCCACACGCTCAAGAAACCTCACGAATGCGATCTCTGTGGGAAAGCCTTTTGTCACAGGTCCCACCTCATTCGGCACCAGAGGATTCACACTGGgaagaaaccttacaaatgtgaagagtgtgggaaggccttcagccAGAGCTCCAACCTCATTGAACATCGTAAGACCCACACCGGTGAAAAACCCTATAAATGCCATAAGTGTGGGAAAGCTTTCAGCCAGAGCTCCTCCCTCATTGAGCACCAGCGcatccacactggggagaagccctatGAGTGTGGCCAGTGTGGGAAGGCTTTCTGCCACAGCTCTGCCCTCATTCAGCACCAGAGAATCCACACTGGAAAGAAACCTTATGCATGCAACGAGTGTGGCAAAGCCTTCCGGCACAGGTCAGCCCTTATTGAGCACTATAAAACCCACACCAGAGAGAAGCCCTACGAGTGTAACAAATGTGGCAAGTCCTTCAGGGGAAGCTCACACCTTATTCGGCATCAGAAAATCCATGCTGGGGAGAAGCTCTAG